A single region of the Mesotoga sp. BH458_6_3_2_1 genome encodes:
- the rplA gene encoding 50S ribosomal protein L1, with protein sequence MPVRSKRYIQARKSVDRVRVYSVEESIDLLKSFPPTKFDETVEMHIKLGIDPSKSDQQVRGTISLPHGTGKDVRVLVFAKGEQADVARQAGADFVGSDDLVQQIQGGWTGFDVAIATPDMMRDIGRLGKVLGPRGLMPSPKAGTVTTDVEDAVKGFKAGRIEVKNDKTGNLHLPVGKKSFESENLRENFVSALNQITRMKPSGSKGRFVQRVFLTTTMGAGIKVDFVKETEK encoded by the coding sequence ATGCCAGTTAGATCAAAGAGATACATTCAAGCTAGGAAGTCCGTCGACAGAGTCAGGGTCTACTCTGTAGAAGAGTCTATAGACCTGCTAAAGAGTTTTCCACCAACCAAGTTTGATGAGACGGTTGAGATGCACATAAAACTGGGCATCGATCCTTCAAAGTCTGATCAGCAGGTTAGAGGAACAATTTCCCTTCCTCATGGAACTGGAAAGGATGTACGGGTTCTGGTGTTTGCCAAAGGAGAGCAGGCAGATGTTGCCAGACAGGCAGGAGCGGACTTTGTGGGCTCGGACGATCTTGTTCAGCAGATTCAAGGCGGCTGGACAGGTTTTGATGTCGCAATCGCTACTCCTGATATGATGAGAGATATAGGTAGACTCGGTAAGGTTCTTGGGCCGCGCGGCCTGATGCCGTCTCCTAAGGCCGGAACTGTGACTACCGATGTCGAAGATGCAGTTAAGGGATTCAAAGCTGGAAGAATCGAAGTCAAGAACGATAAGACAGGGAATCTTCATCTGCCTGTCGGAAAGAAGTCGTTTGAAAGTGAGAATCTGCGTGAGAACTTCGTCTCGGCTCTCAATCAGATTACGAGAATGAAGCCATCTGGTTCAAAAGGTAGATTCGTTCAGAGAGTCTTCCTTACAACGACGATGGGTGCTGGAATAAAGGTAGATTTCGTTAAAGAGACAGAGAAGTAG
- the rplJ gene encoding 50S ribosomal protein L10: MLTRERKEEIVESLSEAYKKSSLILFADYKGMKVAGITTFRDRLYEKYEDRAQFTIKKNTLVRLALNNAGFDESEWKDSITGTTAVLTVDDEDPISALKIITDFNKNNRTLPVIKAGFLEGKYFTGDQSAELAKLPSRDQLIAMVVGGFAAPITGLVYTLNGVLTKFLYALNAIKDKKAE, translated from the coding sequence GTGCTAACCAGAGAAAGAAAAGAAGAAATCGTTGAGAGTCTATCAGAGGCCTACAAGAAGTCTTCACTAATACTCTTCGCGGACTATAAGGGTATGAAGGTCGCTGGAATAACTACTTTCAGAGACAGACTTTATGAAAAGTACGAAGACAGGGCCCAGTTCACGATAAAGAAGAACACGCTGGTCAGGCTTGCTCTAAACAATGCCGGTTTTGACGAAAGCGAATGGAAAGACTCAATTACCGGTACGACGGCAGTGCTGACTGTGGATGATGAGGATCCGATCTCAGCGCTGAAGATAATCACTGATTTCAACAAGAACAACAGGACATTGCCAGTTATAAAAGCCGGATTTCTTGAAGGGAAATACTTTACCGGGGACCAGTCCGCAGAACTTGCAAAACTGCCTTCGAGAGATCAATTGATTGCTATGGTTGTCGGCGGATTTGCTGCTCCGATAACCGGTCTTGTCTATACTCTGAACGGAGTGCTAACGAAGTTCCTGTATGCTCTAAATGCAATTAAGGATAAAAAAGCTGAATGA
- the rplL gene encoding 50S ribosomal protein L7/L12, with protein MTKEELIGAIKEMTVAELSELVKALEEEFGVSAAAPMAVAAAPAAGGAAAEEEEEQSEFKVVLKSFGAKKIDVIKVVRTITGLGLKEAKDLVEKAGTPEGVVKETLPKAEAEELKKQLEEAGAEVELK; from the coding sequence ATGACTAAGGAAGAACTAATAGGTGCAATAAAAGAAATGACAGTAGCAGAGCTTTCTGAACTTGTGAAGGCCTTAGAAGAGGAATTCGGTGTCAGCGCGGCAGCTCCTATGGCTGTAGCAGCGGCGCCTGCAGCAGGCGGTGCAGCAGCCGAGGAAGAAGAAGAGCAGTCTGAATTCAAGGTTGTTTTGAAGTCTTTCGGAGCGAAGAAGATCGATGTCATTAAGGTCGTAAGAACTATAACCGGACTCGGACTAAAGGAAGCCAAGGATCTAGTTGAAAAGGCTGGCACACCGGAGGGCGTCGTCAAAGAGACCCTTCCGAAAGCGGAGGCAGAAGAACTGAAGAAGCAGCTTGAAGAAGCTGGCGCCGAAGTCGAACTGAAGTAA
- a CDS encoding DNA-directed RNA polymerase subunit beta — translation MRKANFGKRERWVFGRVYEPLEIPNLIEIQTRSFEWFIDEGLLSVLKKYSPIKSQIQRSDLKKGEKGFSLDFVSTRIGEAKHSIQECKDKGLTYSVPLYVTVRITDLYTGEIKEEEAFFGYLPYMTDNASFIINGAERVIVNQLVRSPGVYFVDEPTKAVSGSLPIYVAHFLPVKGAWFEILLNPNKQIMQARIDRRRKLNFFVFLKALGYENDLDLLRLFESGYDGSDEDELLANVGSIILEDIKTPGGDLIAEKGTLLTEDIIARVIEADVKTIKLPLPIAMKTFIALQKTYGEGMTEDDAYIELFRKLRPGEIPRINAAKSYITNLYFSPDRFDFSDVGRYKVNSRLKKVYQDYLKEFEGRKVSKDTDYAEESSVLTVLDVVLAARHLTEIESRPELLDTKDHLGNKRVRTVGELMETEFEKAFIKIHKLLEEKLTIYTSFDKIAVQSLVNVRTLMTTLHQFFATSQLSQFMDQVNPLAELTNKRRLSAIGPGGLKREHARFEVRDVHHSHYGRMCPIETPEGANIGLMTSMATFAKIDKFGFLLTPYRKVQKGVASDDIVYLAADEEERYNIAHSTIAMDGNGRILDENVEIRYAGEVRYVNREDVDYMSVSPKQIVSISTSLIPFLENDDANRALMGSNMQRQAVPVIKSEAPIVGTGVEGVAARDSGYVVLAKHRGKVISVDGRRIIVQRLDDKGKPELDEKGKSVEDVYTLFKFVRTNQDTAVNQRPIVSVGEEVEKGAPIADGPSTEMGELALGKNVLVAFMPWEGYNFEDAILVNQELLEDDTFTTIHVEMYETIARDTQLGPEEITADIPNVSKESLKNLDESGIVRVGAYVTSQDILVGKVTPKGESETTPEEKIIRSVFGDRGRDVKDSSLKLPHGVEGRVIDVKVFEKEEVSELGSGINKLVKVFVGIRKPLDVGDKLAGRHGNKGVVSNIIPKEDMPFLPDGTPIQLVLSPLGVPSRMNVGQVLETHLGWLGKLTNRYFATPIFDGATEEEIMTELYEARKEFGLEDGDSQELKTGKVTLRDGRTGGPFDFPIVVGIMYMLKLVHIAKDKIHARSTGPYSLIHQQPLGGKAHFGGQRFGEMEVWALEAYGAAHTLNEMLTIKSDDIKGRNDVYKAILKGINIPEPGIPESFKVLIKELQGLSLDVKVFDQNNVELDVDKL, via the coding sequence ATGAGAAAGGCCAATTTTGGCAAACGAGAGCGGTGGGTATTTGGAAGAGTGTATGAACCTCTTGAAATCCCGAATCTCATTGAGATCCAGACTCGTTCCTTCGAGTGGTTCATAGATGAAGGTCTTCTGAGTGTTCTGAAGAAGTATTCCCCCATCAAGTCGCAGATCCAGCGTTCGGATCTCAAGAAGGGCGAGAAAGGCTTCTCTCTGGATTTTGTATCGACCAGAATAGGCGAGGCGAAACACTCCATTCAGGAGTGCAAAGACAAAGGCCTCACGTATTCGGTTCCGCTTTATGTGACTGTAAGAATCACCGACCTTTATACCGGAGAGATCAAGGAGGAAGAGGCCTTTTTTGGATACTTGCCTTACATGACTGATAACGCCTCCTTCATAATCAACGGAGCGGAAAGAGTAATAGTCAATCAGCTCGTTAGATCTCCAGGTGTCTATTTTGTTGATGAACCTACGAAGGCGGTATCGGGTTCTCTTCCCATTTATGTTGCGCATTTTCTGCCTGTAAAAGGAGCCTGGTTCGAGATTCTCCTTAATCCAAACAAGCAGATAATGCAGGCTAGAATCGACAGAAGAAGAAAACTCAATTTCTTTGTCTTTCTTAAGGCTCTGGGCTACGAGAACGATCTCGATTTGCTCAGACTTTTCGAAAGTGGATACGATGGGTCAGACGAAGATGAATTGCTCGCAAATGTTGGAAGCATTATTCTTGAAGATATCAAGACTCCGGGCGGAGATCTTATAGCAGAAAAGGGAACGTTACTGACTGAAGATATTATCGCAAGAGTGATCGAGGCAGACGTGAAGACCATAAAGCTGCCGCTTCCCATTGCAATGAAGACTTTTATTGCCTTGCAGAAGACATATGGAGAAGGAATGACCGAAGATGATGCTTATATTGAACTTTTCAGAAAGCTCAGACCCGGTGAGATTCCTCGAATAAATGCTGCGAAGAGCTACATAACCAATCTATACTTCAGTCCCGACCGTTTTGACTTTTCCGATGTCGGGAGATACAAGGTAAACAGCCGGCTTAAGAAGGTCTATCAAGACTATCTGAAGGAGTTTGAAGGAAGGAAAGTCTCAAAGGACACTGATTATGCGGAAGAGTCCAGTGTTCTTACGGTTCTTGATGTGGTCCTTGCGGCAAGACATCTAACAGAAATTGAAAGCCGTCCGGAACTTCTAGATACGAAGGATCACCTTGGAAACAAACGAGTAAGAACGGTAGGCGAACTCATGGAAACTGAATTTGAGAAGGCATTCATCAAAATACATAAGCTCCTCGAAGAGAAACTAACCATCTATACTTCCTTTGACAAAATTGCAGTGCAGAGTCTAGTAAATGTAAGAACACTGATGACCACGCTGCATCAATTCTTTGCGACTAGTCAGCTTTCTCAGTTCATGGACCAGGTAAATCCGCTTGCAGAGTTAACGAACAAAAGGAGACTGTCTGCCATTGGACCGGGTGGTTTGAAGAGAGAACACGCAAGATTCGAGGTTCGTGACGTTCACCATTCTCACTACGGTAGAATGTGTCCCATAGAGACCCCTGAAGGCGCCAATATTGGACTGATGACTTCAATGGCTACCTTTGCGAAGATAGACAAGTTCGGGTTTCTACTGACTCCTTACAGAAAGGTTCAGAAGGGAGTAGCTAGTGACGATATAGTATATCTTGCCGCAGATGAAGAAGAGCGTTACAACATAGCTCACTCTACTATCGCTATGGACGGAAACGGTCGTATTCTTGATGAAAACGTCGAAATCCGTTATGCAGGTGAGGTAAGGTATGTCAATAGGGAAGACGTTGACTACATGTCGGTTTCTCCCAAACAGATAGTATCAATCTCGACCTCTTTGATACCATTTCTGGAAAACGACGATGCCAACAGAGCATTAATGGGATCAAACATGCAAAGACAGGCCGTACCCGTTATAAAATCCGAAGCTCCAATTGTTGGAACCGGTGTCGAAGGTGTTGCTGCCAGAGATTCAGGATATGTTGTGCTTGCAAAGCACAGGGGCAAGGTAATCAGTGTTGACGGCCGAAGAATAATCGTGCAGAGGCTTGATGATAAAGGTAAGCCTGAACTTGATGAAAAAGGAAAGTCAGTCGAAGATGTTTATACTCTGTTCAAGTTCGTGAGGACAAACCAGGACACCGCGGTAAACCAGAGACCGATAGTATCAGTTGGTGAGGAAGTAGAAAAAGGAGCTCCGATCGCGGACGGTCCCTCAACGGAAATGGGAGAGCTTGCCCTTGGGAAGAACGTGCTGGTAGCTTTCATGCCCTGGGAAGGGTACAACTTCGAAGATGCAATATTAGTCAACCAGGAACTTCTAGAAGATGACACTTTCACGACTATCCACGTTGAGATGTATGAGACGATCGCTAGGGATACTCAGCTAGGTCCGGAAGAGATCACGGCCGATATTCCTAACGTGTCGAAGGAATCGCTCAAAAATCTTGACGAGAGCGGAATAGTCAGAGTAGGTGCTTATGTTACTTCACAAGACATTCTTGTTGGAAAGGTTACACCCAAAGGCGAATCCGAGACAACTCCTGAAGAGAAGATAATCAGGTCTGTTTTCGGAGATAGGGGAAGAGATGTGAAGGATTCATCGCTGAAGCTTCCTCATGGCGTTGAGGGAAGAGTAATCGATGTCAAGGTCTTCGAAAAGGAAGAAGTATCTGAGCTTGGATCTGGCATCAACAAGCTTGTCAAAGTATTCGTCGGAATCAGAAAGCCTTTGGATGTTGGTGACAAGCTTGCTGGAAGGCACGGTAACAAAGGCGTTGTTTCGAATATTATACCGAAGGAAGACATGCCTTTTCTTCCTGACGGTACTCCAATCCAACTTGTGCTTTCTCCTCTAGGCGTTCCGTCGAGAATGAACGTTGGGCAGGTACTTGAGACACATCTTGGATGGCTGGGAAAGCTTACAAATCGCTATTTTGCGACCCCCATCTTTGATGGAGCCACGGAAGAAGAAATCATGACAGAGCTTTATGAGGCCAGGAAAGAGTTTGGTCTCGAAGACGGAGATAGTCAAGAGCTGAAGACCGGCAAAGTGACCTTGAGAGATGGACGCACCGGTGGTCCTTTTGACTTCCCGATTGTTGTGGGAATAATGTACATGCTTAAACTCGTTCATATAGCAAAGGATAAGATTCATGCAAGATCCACAGGTCCTTACTCGCTCATTCATCAGCAGCCTCTCGGCGGAAAGGCTCACTTTGGTGGCCAGAGATTTGGAGAGATGGAAGTTTGGGCGCTCGAAGCCTATGGAGCGGCGCACACTTTGAATGAGATGCTGACGATAAAATCTGATGACATCAAAGGAAGGAACGATGTCTATAAGGCAATACTGAAGGGAATTAACATACCAGAACCAGGTATACCGGAGAGTTTCAAGGTTCTGATAAAAGAGCTTCAGGGACTCTCTCTCGACGTTAAGGTTTTTGATCAGAATAATGTCGAGCTGGATGTGGATAAATTATGA
- the rplK gene encoding 50S ribosomal protein L11 — MSKKVIAQIKLQLEAGKATPAPPVGPALGQHGVNIMGFCKQFNAETSDKAGMVLPVVISVYADRSFSFILKTPPASFLLLKAAGIQKGSGVPNRDKVGKVTRAQLEEIAKVKMPDLNARTVDAAAKIIAGTARNMGIEIVG, encoded by the coding sequence ATGTCTAAGAAGGTCATTGCCCAAATCAAGCTACAGCTTGAAGCGGGAAAGGCAACGCCAGCGCCTCCAGTAGGACCGGCTCTCGGTCAGCACGGAGTGAATATCATGGGGTTCTGCAAGCAGTTCAATGCAGAGACTTCTGACAAAGCCGGTATGGTGTTGCCGGTAGTTATTTCGGTATATGCAGACAGATCCTTCAGCTTCATCCTCAAAACTCCGCCCGCCAGCTTCCTGTTGCTTAAAGCTGCCGGAATCCAGAAGGGCTCCGGAGTTCCTAATCGTGACAAGGTTGGCAAGGTTACCAGGGCACAACTAGAGGAAATCGCGAAAGTCAAAATGCCCGATCTCAATGCCAGAACAGTCGATGCCGCTGCGAAGATCATTGCTGGAACTGCTCGCAACATGGGCATCGAAATCGTAGGTTGA